Within Agromyces sp. Leaf222, the genomic segment TCGGGCTCCAGTTGCCGACGCTCTGGCCGGTACAGGCGTTCGTGTTGCACCTCGAGGCCCTCTGAACTGGGGGCGGCAGGCGCCGCTACCCTCACCGGGCCCGGAGTAGGGTGCACCTGTGGGGAACAAGCCGACCGCACGTCAGACCGTGACGATCGCCCAGATCGCCGAGCGCGCCGGGGTCTCTCCCGGCGCGGTGTCGTTCGCCCTCAACGGGCGCAAGGGGGTCTCGGAGCGCACCCGCGCCCACATCCTGCTCGTCGCCGACGAGCTCGGGTGGGCCCCTGGCAGCGCGGCCAAGGCCCTCGCCGAGGCGAAGTCGAACATCTTCGGCCTCGTGCTCGCGCGCGACCCCAAGAACCTCGGCGTCGAGTCGTTCTACATGCAGTTCCTCGCGGGCATGGAGACCGAGCTGTCGCCGCGCGGCTACGGGGTGCTCCTGCAGGTCGTGCCCGACGCCCCGAGCGAGCTGATGACGCTGCGACGCTGGCGCACCACCCGCCGCGTCGACGGGGTGCTGCTCGTCGACCTGCGCGCCGACGACCCGCGCGCGGCGTACCTCGCCGGACACCCAGAGCTTCCGACGGTCGCCGTCGCCGACCCGGCGTTCGTCAGCGACCTGACGACCGTCTGGACCGATGACGCCACCGCGATGCGCGAGGCGGTGCGCTACCTGGCCTCGCTCGGGCACCGACGCATCGCCAGGGTCGCCGGCCTCGCCGAGCTCGCCCACACGCAGATCCGCGATGCGGCGTTCGTCGCCGAGATCGCCGAGCTCGGCCTCGAGGGCGAGGTGCTGCGCACCGACTACTCGCCAGAGCAGGGGGCCGCGGCAACCGGGGCGGCACTGGCCTCCGAGCGCCCGCCGACGGCCTTCGTCTACGACAACGACATCATGGCCGTCGCGGCCCTCGGCGTGCTGGCGCGCGCCGGGCTCCGCTCCCCCGACGACGTCTCGATCATCGCGTGGGACGACTCCCTGCTCTGCCGGCACTCGGTGCCGAGCCTCACGGCGCTCAGCCACGATGTCGTCGCCTTCGGGGCGCACGCGGCCAGGCGGCTGTTCGAGGTGGCGGCGGGCGCCTCGCCGCAGGCGCACCTCGACTCGACCCCGCGGCTCGCGGTGCGAGAATCCACGGGGCCCGCGCGCGGAATCTGAGCGGCACCGGCAGGTGTTCGGCGATCCATCGCTCGCGATCGCGTGTCGACTACGCTTTCGTAGCATGCCCGAGTCGATGCTGCTCGCCGCGAGCGCCGGTGTCGTCGCCGGCGCCCTGGCGGTCGGCGTCGTGCTGCTGCTGCGCCGGCTGGTGCTCGCGCAGCGTGAGCTCGGCACCGATGCCGAGCAGGCCACGTACCAGACGCTGCACCTCGCGAGCCGCGCCGCGAAGCACGTGCGCGGGGGCTTCGACGGGGCGGATGCCGCGCGCGCCGGCCGCTCGCTCCGCACCATGCTCGGCTGCGAGAGCCTCGCCCTCGTCGACCCCGGCGGACTCGTCACGGTCGAGGGCGACGACGAGGTGCGCGCGATCGCGGGCGAACTCGCGATCGCGGCGCAGTCGACCGGCAAGCCGCATGTGCAGCGGCGCATCACGATGGGCACGAAGGAGACGGATGCCGTGGCCGCGCCGATCCTCGTCGGCGACCGCTCAGCCGGGGCGATCGTGGCCTTCGCCTCGCCGGTGCGGGCCGGCCTCGTGCGCGCGACGGGCGAGGTGGCGAGCTGGGTGGCGTCGCAGGTCGAGCTCGGAGAGCTCGACGCCTCGCGGGCGGCCCTCGCCGAGGCCGAGGTGCGCGCCCTCCGCGCCCAGATCAGCCCGCACTTCATCTACAACGCCCTGAACGCGATCGCGTCGTTCATCAACACCGACCCGGCCAAGGCCCGCGAGCTGGTGCTCGAGTTCGCCGACTTCACGCGGTACTCGTTCCGCCGGCACGGCGACTTCACGACCGTCGCCGAGGAGCTGCGCTCGATCGACAGCTACCTCGAGCTCGAGCGGGCGCGCTTCGGCGATCGCCTGCGGGTGACCCTGCAGGTGGCGCCGGAGGTGCTGTCGACGGTCGTGCCGTTCCTGTCGATCCAGCCGCTCGTCGAGAACGCGGTGCGGCACGGGCTCGAGTCGAAGGAGGGCGGCGGTCGCATCACGATCACCGCGGCCGACTCCGGCGCCTTCGCCGAGATCAGCGTCGAGGACGACGGCGTCGGCATCGACCCCGCCGTGCTCGAGGAGGTGCTCGCGGGCGGTTCGCCCGGTGAGCACGTCGGCCTTCGCAACGTCGACGCCCGCCTGCGCCAGGTGTACGGCGAGGAGCACGGGCTGGTCGTCGAGACGAACGTCGGCGCCGGCACGCTCGTGCGCATGCGGGTGCCGAAGTCGCAGCCGGGTCCGAACCCCAACGCCCCGGTCGCCGCCCAGGACGGGAGCCGCACCCGATGATCTCCGTGCTCATCGCCGACGACGAACAGCCCGCGATCGACGAGCTGGCGTTCCTGCTCTCGCAGGACCCGCGCATCGGCACGGTGCACCAGGCCTCGTCGGGGTCGGAGGCGATCCGGCTGCTCACCCGCGAGCCGGTCGACGCCGCGTTCCTCGACATCCACATGCCGGGCCTGAACGGTTTCGATCTCGCCCGCGCCCTGCAGCGCTTCGAGCACCGGCCGGCGCTCGTGTTCGTGACGGCCGACGAAGAGGGGGCGCTCGAGGCGTTCGACCTCGCCGCGGTCGACTACCTGCTGAAGCCCGTGCGCACCGAACGGCTGCAGCGCTCGATCGGGCGCATCGTCGAGGTGCTGAAGGCGGGCCAGGCGACGCCCACCGGCGGCATCCCGACCGTGACGGCGCCCGAGATGATCGCCGTGACGCTCGGCGGCACGACCCGCATGATCCGCCGCGACGAGGTGCGCTACGTGCAGGCGCAGGGCGACTACGCGCGCCTGCACACCGACGAGGCCAGCTACCTCGTGCGCGTGCCGATGGCCGACCTCGAACGGCAGTGGGCGGATGCCGGCTTCCTGCGGGTGCACCGCTCGTACCTCGTCTCGCTCGCGCACCTCACGCGCATCCGCCTCGGCACCGACCACCCGAGCGTCACGATCGCCGGGGCGGAGCTGCCCGTGAGCCGGCGCCTGCTGCCCGCCGTGCGGGAGCGGCTCGAGTCCGCGACCCTGCGTCCACGGCCATGAGCGAGCCCACCGAGTCGGCGCCCGCCGCCGGTCGAGTAGGCCCGAAGGGCCGTATCGAGACCAGCGGAGCCGGGGAGGACGGTCTCGATACGCCTCCTTCGTCGGCTACTCGACCGACTCCGCCCGCCCGGGTGCGGGTGACGGCTCCGAGAAGCGGCTCGGCCGCGGCATCCGCTCGCCCTTCGACGCCCGGTGGCGCCGCGGCGGGCAGCGAGCCCGAGAGCGTCTACGTGCGGTCGCTGATCCGCTCGCAGCTGCGCCTCGGCATCACCTACGCCGCTGGGTTCGCGCTCGCGACGGCCCTGTTCGTGCTCGCGATCGTGCTCTCGCCGGTGCTCGACGAGACGTTCGTGTTCGGCGTTCCGCTGTCGTGGCTGCTGCTCGCGGTCGGCGTGTACCCGCTCGCGATCACCGTCGCCGTGCTCTACGCGCGCGCCGCGGCCCGCAACGAGGCCAGGTACCGGGCGCTCACGGAGGCCGAGTGAACGCCGCCATCAGCTACGCGGCGATCGCGGCCGTGGCGCTCGCGTCGGCGCTCATCGGGTTCTACGGCCTGCGCGTCTCGCGCACGACGAGCGACTTCTACGTCGCCTCGCGCACGGTGCGGCCGTGGTGGAACGCGTCGGCCATCGGCGGCGAGTACCTCTCGGCCGCGAGCTTCCTCGGCATCGCCGGCCTCATCCTCACCACGGGCGCCGGCGGCATCTGGTTCCCGATCGGCTACACGGCCGGATACCTCATGCTGCTGCTGTTCGTCGCTGCACCGCTGCGCCGCTCGGGTGCGTACACGATCCCCGACTTCACCGAGGCCCGGCTCGAGTCGCGCACCGCACGACTCGTGACGAGCACGCTCGTCATCGTCATCGGGTGGTTCTACATCGTGCCGCAACTGCAGGGCGCGGCCCTCGCGGTGCGCATCACGACCGGGCTGCCGTCGTGGGCGGGCTCGCTCGCCGTCGCGGTGATCGTCGCCGTCGTCGTCGCGGCGGGCGGCATGCGCTCGATCACCTTCGTGCAGGCGTTCCAGTTCTGGTTGAAGCTCACCGCCATCGCCGTGCCCGTGATCGCGATGCTCATCATCGTCGGCGGTGTCGAACCCGCGCTCGAGGCCGCGGCGGCGTTCCCCCCGACGGCCGGACCCGGCGACCTCGACCCGTACCGCACGATCTCGCTCATGGTCGCGCTGCTCCTCGGAACCCTCGGCCTGCCGCACGTCCTCGTGCGCTTCTACACGAACCCCGACGGCGAGGCGGCCCGCCGCACCACCGTGATCGTGCTCGTGCTGCTCTCGGTGTTCTACCTCTTCCCCACGATCCTCGGGCTGCTCGGCCGGGCGTTCGCTCCCGACCTCGTCGCCTCGGGCGACGCCGACGCGCTCGTGCTCGTGCTGCCCGACCGGCTCGTGCCCGGATGGGCCGGCGACCTGCTCACCGCACTCGTCATCGCCGGCGCGTTCGCCGCCTTCCTCTCGACCTCGTCGGGGCTCGTCGTCTCGCTCGCCGGCGTCATCAGCCAGGACCTGCTCGGCGGCAGCGTGCGCGGATTCCGCATCGCCGCCGTCGCCTCGTCGTTCGTCCCGCTCGTCGTGGCCCTCGCCACCGAATCCACCGGGCTCGCCGGCAGCGTCGGACTCGTGTTCGCCTTCACCGCCTCGACGCTGTGTCCCATGCTGCTGCTCGGCATCTGGTGGCGCGGGCTCACGCCGCGCGGCGCCGTGTCGGGCATGCTCACCGGCGCCGTGCTCTCGGGGGCGGCGATCCTCGGCGGCGGGGCGATCGCGGCGGCGGCGCCCGGCATCCGCCCCTTCCTCGAGCAGCCCGCCGCGTGGACCGTGCCCGCCGCGCTGCTCGTCACCGTGGTCGTGTCGCGCCTCGACCGGCGGCGGCGACCCCGGGGAACGGATGCGTTCCTCGCCCGGCTTCACACGCCCGAGCGGGTGCGCTGAGCTGCTCGACCGGCGCATCGGCGCGGGGCGCGTAGGATACTCCGGTGCTCGCCGCCGTCGCCATCTCCGTCCTCGTCGGCGCCTTCGCACAGCGCATCACCGGCATGGGGTTCGCGCTCGTCGCCTCGCCGGCCCTGGTGATCCTGCTCGGCCCCTTCGACGGGGTCATCGTCGTGAACCTCTGTGCCATCGTGTCGTCGCTCATCATCCTGCCGAGGGTGTGGCGGTACGTGGAGTGGCGACGGTTCGCGATGCTCGCGCTCCCGGCCCTCGCCGGCACGGTCGTCGGCGCGCTCATCGCCGCGCACGTTCCCGGCGCTCCCCTGCAGGTCGTCATCGGCGCGCTCGTCATCATCGCGCTCACGATCACCCTGCTCGTCACGCGCGCCGAGCACGTCGTGAGCGGATGGCCGCCCGCACTCGTCGCGGGCGCGGCATCCGGGGTCATGAACGCCGCCGCCGGCGTCGGCGGACCGGCGCTCAGCGTCTACGCCGTCGCCACCAGGTGGCCGCAGCCGCGCTTCGCCGCGACCGCCCAGCCCTACTTCGTGGCCATCGGCACGGCCTCGCTCGTGCTGAAGCTCGCGCAGACCGGCTGGGCGATCCCCGAGCTGGCACCGGGCTCGTGGCCGATCGTGATCGGCGCCGTGCTCGCCGGACTGGTGCTGGGCGAGGTGCTGCACCGGCGGATCCCCCACCACGCCGCACGCATCGCCGTGATCGCCATCGCCTACGTCGGCGGAGCCGCAGCGCTCATCGACGGCGCGATCGAGATCTGGTTCTCGGCGTAGGCCTTCAGGCGGATGCCGCGGCGAGCCGGACCGGCTCGTCGCCCCGGGCGGCGAGACGCGCCTCGAGCCCAGCGCGCACCGACGGCCACTCGTCGACCACGATCGAGTAGACCGCGGAGTCGCGCCAGCTGCCGTCGGCGCGGAGCTTGTGCCGACGGGCGATGCCCTCGAACGACGCGCCCAGGCGCAGGATCGCCGCCCGCGACCGCTCGTTGCGGCTGTCGGCCTGCAGCTTCACCCGGCCGAAGCCGTGCTCGAAGGCCATGCCGAGCAGCAGGAGCTTCGCCTCGACGTTCACGCCCGTCGCCCACACGCGGGGGTCGTACGCCGTCCAGCCGATGTGCCCCGACTCGTTGACCAGGTCGAGGTCGCCGAACTTCGTCGCCCCGACCACGCGCGCGTCGTGCTCGCCGCCGCGCAGCCGCACGGTCCACGGCAGGGCCAGCGGGCCGCCCGCGTAGTAGCCGAGCGCGAACCGCTCGAACTCCGCGTCGTCAGCGGGGAGGCCGTCGGGGCCGCCGCCGTATCCGCCGGCGAAGACCTCCGGATGCCGGAGGGCCCCAGCGAGCTCCGGCACGTCGGCGGGCACGAACGGGGACAGGCTGATGAACCGGCCGATGAGCGGCTCGGCGGGCGGGAGCAGGGCGGTCACCGCACGAGTCTCGCACACGGGCGGGCCGCTCTCCGCACGGGCGCCGGCCGCCCTTCCGCAGGCGTCGGCCCCGGACATAGGCTGGATCCGATCGGCGACGACGCCGTGGAGATGGGGGATCGGAATGGCCGGAATCGACGACCTCGCCAAGCAGGCCGGGGACTTCATCGAGCAGAACAAGGACAAGATCCAAGAGGTCCTGAAGAGCGAGCAGGCCGAGGACATCAGCGACAAGCTGCTCGACGGCATCGGCGAAGCCGTGAAGAAGATCGCGCCCGATGAGCACGACGGCGTGATCGACGACGTCAAGGGCAACATCGACAAGGCGGTCGGCAACGAATAGCGACCCGAGATGAGGATGCCCCGCCCGATCCCGGGCGGGGCATCCTCATGTCCGGCGCGAAGGCCGCGATGCGGCGCTACGCCCGTCGGCGCCGGCGGGCGATCAGCACGAGCGCGACGCCGATCGCGACGAGGATGCCGCCGAAGCCGATCCATGCCGCCACGGCAGCGCCGTCGACACCGGTGACCGGCGGCGCGGGCGCGAACTCGTTGTCGACCGTGATCGTCGCCGCCTCGTCGAGGCCGACCACGACCGGGGTGGCCTCGGTCGCGCTGACCGTGACGGCGATCGCCCCGCCGGCGTCGGTCTCCTCGGCCCAGCACTCCGTGCCGATCGGCAGGTCGCTGAGGGTCACCGTCTCGCCCGCGGTGATCGGCACCGGTTCGGCGTCGAACGGCACGTACGGGTCGTTGCCCTCGCCCTGGTCGAAGGTGCAGGTCACCGCGACGATGAACGTCTTGCCGTCGGCCTGATCCGTCGCCCCGCTCACCGTCTTCACGAGGTCGACCGACCCCTCCTCGAAGGTGTTCGTGGCCGTGAGCTCCAACGTCTGCGGCTCGTCCTCGACATCGATGATCGCGGCGTTGTCGTACGAGTCGTAGTCGATCGTGCTCTCGGTCGCACCCGCGGCATCCGTCTCCTCGCCGAAGCAGTGCGTCTGGTACGGCAGCTTCAGCGGGTCGCCGTCTTCACGGAGCACGGGCACCGTCTCGTCGGCACCGACCTCGACCGGCCCGGAGAAGACCGTGACGATCGTGCCGAAGACGTCGAGCTGGCAGGTCACCTGCACGGTGAACGTCGCGTCCTGCACGTACGCCTCGTCGGCCGCCGAGCCGTCGACCGCCTTGGTGACGTCGATCGTGCCCAACGAGAAGACGTTGAGGAAGCCCGCGGTGACGACGGTCTCGACGCCCTCGTCCTGGTCGGTGATCGTCACGGTGACCGGCGGCGGCGTCGTGTCGGCATCGGCCTTGAACGTCTCGGTCACGACGCACTCCGCACCGACCGGGATGCCGGTGATCGTCTCGCTCGTGAACGGACCATCGGTGCCGTCACCGACCACGACGAGTTCCTGGTCGATGACGGTCTGGTCGTCGTAGGTGCACTCCACCTGGAAGATGAACGGACCGTTCGAGAACTCGGGGACACCCGGTCCGGTGACCGCCTTCAGCACGTTCAGGCCGCCGGTGCGGAACTCGTTCTCGACCGTCACGGCGACGGGCTCGTCGGTCGCGTCGTCGCCGACGATGAACTCCGACGGACTCACGGTGGACTCGGTCGCCTCGCCGTCGTCGAGTTCGGCGACCGTGCAGTCCGCGTCCGTCGGCAGGTTCTCGACCGTCCAGACGTCGCCCGGTGCATCCTTCGTCAGCGTGTGCGTCGCGTCGTAGACGACGTCGGGGTCTGCGCCCTCGAGCGTGCAGACGAGCTCCACCTCGAAGTCGCCGAACGTACCGCCCCAGGCCTCTGCGCCGGTACCGGTCACGGCCTTCGTGATCTCGACCGATCCGACTCCGAAGGCGTTCGTCACCGCGACCGCGGTCACGGTGACGCCCTCGCTGTCGGGCAGGAGCGTGAAGGTGGCCTCCGAGGTCGCGCCCAGGTCGTCGTCGACACCGTCCTGCGTCACCACGATCGAGGTCGTCGCCCCCTCGGAGGCGGCCTCGGTGACGGTGCACTCGCTGCCGGCGGGCAGCGTGTCGTAGGTCTGCTCCTCGCCATCGTTCAGGTCGAACGACTCGTCGAGCACGGTCTCGCCCTCGAACACGCAGGTCGCGGTGAACGAGAAGACCGTGTCGTACTCGATCGGGTCGCCGTTCTCATCGACGGCGCCGCCGTTGTCGACGTCCTTCGTCACGGTGAAGCCCGCGTCGGGGAAGTCGTTCGTCACCGTGATGGTGGCGGGCGGGGCGCCCTCTGGGCCGACCACGATCGGGTCGTCCTCGGTCGCGCTGATCGAGATGTCGTACGCGCCCTGGCCGTCGGGCTCCTCGGCCCAGCACTCGGAGCCGACCGGCACCTCGAAGAGCGTCGTCACCTCGCCGACCTCGAGTTCGACCGGCTCCTGGTCGTAGACCACGATCGGCGGGTTGCCGTCGCCGCGGTCGAGCGTGCAGGTGACGAGGATCTCGAAGGTGCGGCCCTCGGCATGGTCGGGGTTGCCGCTGACCTCCTTCTCGATCGAGACGTTGCTCAGGTCGAACGTGTTCGTCGCCGTCACGGCGAGCGCCTGCGGCTCCTCGTCATCGGATGCCACGACGATGGCGGCATCGTCGAACGAGTCGTAGTCGACCGACGAGTCGGTCGCGCCCGCGTCATCCGTCTCTTCACCCCAGCAGTGCGTGCCGAGCGGAAGCAGCAGGGGCTCGCCGGTCGCCTCGTCGAGCACGGTGACCGTCTCGCCGCCGGTGACCTCGACGTCGCCGTCGAACAGCGGGTCGCCGTCGGCGGTCAGCGCACAGGTCAGGTGCACGGTGTACGTCGCCTCGACGACCTCGGGCAGTTCGGCGCCGGTGCCCTCGAGCACCTTCGTCACCGCGATCGTGCCGGCGCTGAACGGGTTCACGAAGTCCACGTCGACGACCTGGGGAGCGCCCTGGTCGTCCACGTCGGGGATGACGACCGTGACCGGGTCGGGCGTGGCATCCGCCCCGCCGTCGTCGGTCTCGACGACCTCGCACGAGCTGCCGACCGGCAGGCCGGTCACCGTCTCGGAGAGGAGCGGTCCCGCGGTGCCGTCGCCGGTGATGGTGAGCGTGCCCTCACCGACGGTGCCCCCCTGGTACGTGCAGGTGTAGTCGTAGACGAAGTCGACCCCGTCGGTGAACTCGGTACCGGGGCCGGTGATGTTCTTCTGGATCTGGAAGCCGCCGGCGCGGTAGTCGTTCGTGACCGTCACGGCGACGGGGTCGCCCTCCTCGCCGTCGGCGCCGATCGTCACCGGCTGCTCCCGAGCGATGGTGACCTCGGTGGCACCGGCGGTGTCGGGCTCGGTCACGGTGCAGTCGGCACCGGTCGGCAGGTCGCCGACCGTGACCGTCTCGCCTGCGCCGATGGTGACGATGCCGTCGTACACGGTGTCCGGGTCCGCCGAGTCGAGCGTGCAGACGAGCCGCACATCGAACTCGTCGGGGGCCCACGTGTCGGCACCCGATCCGGTGACCGCCTTCGTGATGGCGATGGAGCCGACCGTGAAGGCGTTCGTCACCGCGACGCTCGTCACGACCGTGCCGTCGCTGTCGGGGAGGAGGGTGAAGGATGCCTCGGCCACCGTGCCGAGGTCGGTCTCCGCGCCGTCCTGCGTGAGCACGATCGAGGTCGACGCGCCGCCCTGGTCGGTCTCGGTGACGGTGCAGTCCGTGCCCGCGGGCAGCGTGTCGTAGGACTGGGATTCGCCGTCGCTGAGCTCGAACGTCTCGTCGAGCACGTTCTCGCCCTCGAACTCGCAGGTCGCCGTGAACGTGAACACGGTGTCGTACGTGATCGGCTCGCCGTCCGCGTTCACGGCGCCGCCGGCGTCGACCTCCTTGACGACCGTGAAGCCGGCATCGGGGAAGCTGTTCGTCACGGTGATCGTGACGGGCTCGTCACCGCCGTCGACCACGACCGGGTCATCCGCCGTCGCGCTGATCGAGATGTCGTAGGCACCCTCGCCGTCGGGCTCCTCCGCGTAGCACTCGGAGCCGATGGGGATGTCGCCGAGCGTGTCGGACTCGCCGCCCTGCAGTTCGACGGGCTCCCGGTCGTAGATCACGACCGGCGGGTTGCCGTCGCCGCGGTCGAAGGTGCACGTCACGAGGATCGTGAAGGTGCGGCCCTCGGCATGGTCGGCGTTGCCGTCGATCGCCTTGGTGATCGTCAGGTCGCCGACGTCGAACGTGTTGGTCGCCGTGATCTCGAGCGCCTGCGGGTCGTCGCCGTCGGAGGAAACGACGATCGCGGCGTTGTCGAAGGAGTCGAGGTCGACGCTCGACGAGGTCGCGCCCGCGTCATCGGTCTCCTCGCCCCAGCAGTGCGTGCCGAGCGGCAGCAGCAGCGGCTCGCCGGTCTCGGGATCGGTCACGGTGATCGTCTCTCCGCCGACCACCTCGATGTCGCCCTCGAACAGCGGGTCGCCGTCGGCGGTCGCGGCGCACGTCACGTGCACCGTGTACGTCGCCCCGGGAATCCCGGGGATCTCGGATGCCGCGCCCTCGACGACCTTCGTCACCGCGATCGTGCCGGCGGTGAACCGGTTCTCGAACTCGGCGACCCCGACCTGCGCGACGCCGTCGACCTCGTCGGGGATCGTCACCGTGACCGGTTCGGGCGTGGCATCGGCCCCGCCGTCGTTCGTCTCGACGATCTGGCAGGAACTGCCGACCGGCAGGCCGGTGACCGCTTCGGAGTCGAGAGGGCCGACGGTGCCGTCGCCCGTGATCGAGAGGTTGCCCTCGCCGACCGTCGCTCCTTCGTACGTGCAGGTGTACGCGTAGACGAACAGCACGTCCTCGCTGAACCCGACGCCAGAGCCCGCGACGGTCTTCTCGATCTGGAAGCCGCCGACGCGGAAGTCGTTCGTCACGGCGATCGCGATCGGTTCCCCGCCCTCGGCGTCGGTGTCGCCGACCACGACGGGGTTCGGCGTGATCGTGACCTGGGTCGCATCGCCGTCGTCCGGCTCGGACACGGTGCAGTCGGCCCCGGTCGGCAGGTTGTCGACGCTCCAGGTCTCGCCGTCGGAGATCGTGAAGGTGTCGTCGTAGACGGGGTTCGTCGTCGCCTGGTCCCACGTGCAGACGAGTTGGAGCGTGAAGTCGTCGGGCGCCCACGCGTCGGCACCGTCGCCGGTCACGGCCTTCGTGATGTCGAGGCCGCCGACGGTATACGCGTTCGTCGCCGTGAGGGCGGTCAGGTGGGTGCCGTCCTCCTCGTCGGGGAGGAGCGTGAACTCGACGGGCGCGGTGACATCAGCGGGGACACGATCGACGCCGTCCTCGGTCACGACGACCGTCGAGGCGGTCGCGCCCGCGACATCCGTCTCTTGGACGGAGCAGTCCGCACCCACCGGCAGCGGACCGAAGTCCTGCGTCTCGCCCTCGCCGATCGTGAACTCGCGCTGGTCCTCGGGGATGATCTCCTGGCCGAGCCAGATGCAGCTCGCCTCGAACGTGAACTGCGGGTCGTATGCGATCGCGTTGCCGTCCTGGTCGACCGCGGTGCTGCGCTCGACCTCCTTCGTGACGCTGAAGCCGCCGATCTCGTACGTGTTCGTCACCTGGAGCGTGACGTCCTCGACGGGATCGGGCGGGAACGGGTGGGCGATGTCGGTGCGGCCCGTGAGGTCGCGCGTCGCGATGACCTCGCCTGAGCGGTCCGCGGTGCCCTCGGGGTCGTACGTGACGGTCGAGCCCTGCGCGAAGAGCTCCTGCACCGTGCAGCTCGAGAAGAGCGGCAGGTTGGTTGCGGTGCCCACCTCGACGAGCGAGCCGTCGGCTGGCACGTCGATCGGCGAGACCTCGGCGCCTCCGGTGTCGACGAGGTCGACGGGTTCGTCGAGCGACTCGCACTGCACGTCGAAGTCGTAGGAGTCGGGCAGCGGGAAGGTCCACGAATCGGGAGCGACCTGTTGCTTCTGCAGCTGCACCTGACCCGTGGGCACCGAGACGCCCGCGCGAACGGGCTCGACCGGACCCTGGTAGATCTGGTTCCCCTCGAACGTGGCACGCGAACCGGCCGCGACGGTGTTCCACGCGATCGGGAGTCCGTTGGCATAGGCGGTGGGCACGATCGCCGGAGTGCGCGTGTCGTATGTGACGGCCCCGGTGGCTCCCGGCGGCAACCCCGTTCCCGCCGAGAAGCTGTACACGAGCTTGATCGCCCGCGCCGTCGCGAGCTCCGCCGCCGGCGTCGTCGCGTCGAACACCACCCACGGGCGGGTGGAGACGTCGGCGAAGCACGGGTCGCTGTCGGGGATCGGCTGACCGAGCGTGCTGTACCGGATGTCCGCCGCGTTGCAGGCCTGGTTCGGCACGCTCGCCATGTAGTAGCTGGTGCCGATGCCGGCGCCGGGAACGCTGAGGTTGCCGAGGAAGACCGGCTGCCACTGCGACCCACGCGGCGACCCGACGACCACGCCGGTGTCGCCGACGGCCGGGAGCACGTCGATGCCCGCGATCTGGTCGGCCGGCACGTTGCCGCGGTTGGTGAAGCTGATGCGCCAGGTCTCGACCCCGCCGGGGCGGGTGATCGGCACGCACTGGTTCGCGTAGAAGCCTCCGCCTGCGTTCGGCGAGGCGCAGGCAGCGGCCGTGGGATTCGCGGCGGTGTTCAGCACGCCGAGGTCGTCGTAGTTCGGGTCGGACGGGTCGACGCCCGGCACGCCCGCCGCCGTGCCCTTGACCGCCTTGACGATGCTGATCGGCGCCGCAGCGGCCGGGGTGACGGTGGTGTCCGCCGCGCAGTCGGCGACGTTCGCGGAGTCGGCGATCGGGACGTTGTTCGAGCTGTGCGCGCACGTCTCGAAGTCGCGGTCGCTCGTGGCACTGATGGAGTTGCCGACGGGTGTGCCGGGAGTGAGCCCCGGGCGGAACATGAGGTTCGCCTGGATGACGAGGACGTCGCCCGGGTTGAACACGAAGCCGTCGGGCACCGTGAGCGTCA encodes:
- a CDS encoding LacI family DNA-binding transcriptional regulator → MGNKPTARQTVTIAQIAERAGVSPGAVSFALNGRKGVSERTRAHILLVADELGWAPGSAAKALAEAKSNIFGLVLARDPKNLGVESFYMQFLAGMETELSPRGYGVLLQVVPDAPSELMTLRRWRTTRRVDGVLLVDLRADDPRAAYLAGHPELPTVAVADPAFVSDLTTVWTDDATAMREAVRYLASLGHRRIARVAGLAELAHTQIRDAAFVAEIAELGLEGEVLRTDYSPEQGAAATGAALASERPPTAFVYDNDIMAVAALGVLARAGLRSPDDVSIIAWDDSLLCRHSVPSLTALSHDVVAFGAHAARRLFEVAAGASPQAHLDSTPRLAVRESTGPARGI
- a CDS encoding sensor histidine kinase, which codes for MPESMLLAASAGVVAGALAVGVVLLLRRLVLAQRELGTDAEQATYQTLHLASRAAKHVRGGFDGADAARAGRSLRTMLGCESLALVDPGGLVTVEGDDEVRAIAGELAIAAQSTGKPHVQRRITMGTKETDAVAAPILVGDRSAGAIVAFASPVRAGLVRATGEVASWVASQVELGELDASRAALAEAEVRALRAQISPHFIYNALNAIASFINTDPAKARELVLEFADFTRYSFRRHGDFTTVAEELRSIDSYLELERARFGDRLRVTLQVAPEVLSTVVPFLSIQPLVENAVRHGLESKEGGGRITITAADSGAFAEISVEDDGVGIDPAVLEEVLAGGSPGEHVGLRNVDARLRQVYGEEHGLVVETNVGAGTLVRMRVPKSQPGPNPNAPVAAQDGSRTR
- a CDS encoding LytTR family DNA-binding domain-containing protein, whose product is MISVLIADDEQPAIDELAFLLSQDPRIGTVHQASSGSEAIRLLTREPVDAAFLDIHMPGLNGFDLARALQRFEHRPALVFVTADEEGALEAFDLAAVDYLLKPVRTERLQRSIGRIVEVLKAGQATPTGGIPTVTAPEMIAVTLGGTTRMIRRDEVRYVQAQGDYARLHTDEASYLVRVPMADLERQWADAGFLRVHRSYLVSLAHLTRIRLGTDHPSVTIAGAELPVSRRLLPAVRERLESATLRPRP
- a CDS encoding cation acetate symporter, with protein sequence MNAAISYAAIAAVALASALIGFYGLRVSRTTSDFYVASRTVRPWWNASAIGGEYLSAASFLGIAGLILTTGAGGIWFPIGYTAGYLMLLLFVAAPLRRSGAYTIPDFTEARLESRTARLVTSTLVIVIGWFYIVPQLQGAALAVRITTGLPSWAGSLAVAVIVAVVVAAGGMRSITFVQAFQFWLKLTAIAVPVIAMLIIVGGVEPALEAAAAFPPTAGPGDLDPYRTISLMVALLLGTLGLPHVLVRFYTNPDGEAARRTTVIVLVLLSVFYLFPTILGLLGRAFAPDLVASGDADALVLVLPDRLVPGWAGDLLTALVIAGAFAAFLSTSSGLVVSLAGVISQDLLGGSVRGFRIAAVASSFVPLVVALATESTGLAGSVGLVFAFTASTLCPMLLLGIWWRGLTPRGAVSGMLTGAVLSGAAILGGGAIAAAAPGIRPFLEQPAAWTVPAALLVTVVVSRLDRRRRPRGTDAFLARLHTPERVR
- a CDS encoding sulfite exporter TauE/SafE family protein, producing MLAAVAISVLVGAFAQRITGMGFALVASPALVILLGPFDGVIVVNLCAIVSSLIILPRVWRYVEWRRFAMLALPALAGTVVGALIAAHVPGAPLQVVIGALVIIALTITLLVTRAEHVVSGWPPALVAGAASGVMNAAAGVGGPALSVYAVATRWPQPRFAATAQPYFVAIGTASLVLKLAQTGWAIPELAPGSWPIVIGAVLAGLVLGEVLHRRIPHHAARIAVIAIAYVGGAAALIDGAIEIWFSA
- a CDS encoding GNAT family N-acetyltransferase translates to MTALLPPAEPLIGRFISLSPFVPADVPELAGALRHPEVFAGGYGGGPDGLPADDAEFERFALGYYAGGPLALPWTVRLRGGEHDARVVGATKFGDLDLVNESGHIGWTAYDPRVWATGVNVEAKLLLLGMAFEHGFGRVKLQADSRNERSRAAILRLGASFEGIARRHKLRADGSWRDSAVYSIVVDEWPSVRAGLEARLAARGDEPVRLAAASA